The following proteins are co-located in the Candidatus Zixiibacteriota bacterium genome:
- the uvrC gene encoding excinuclease ABC subunit UvrC — protein sequence MKDDNLNLKLKNLPDAPGVYLFRDKERKIIYIGKAKSLRNRVRTYFQAGQRHDTKTARLVSVIDDFDLLVTDSEIEAMILEANLVKEHKPRYNVNLKDDKHFPYIKVTVNEPFPRILVVRRLAKDGARYFGPFTSAKGMRKTIKFLSNLFRIRSCNLTIPHPSGKLQKVCLDYHIGRCGGPCEGLQTEKEYRQQVESVLMYLSGKSETLISELKRQMESHSRRMKFEEAGRVRDQITALESVRQKQKVDAGVVIDRDIIAFAREASDTVAVVLQIREGILIGRQDFQLASEAEETDEEVLSSFVRQYYNNQPNLPDNIYLPLTIPDAPLIARWLSEVREKKVTVHTPLKGEKLRLVDMAAANARLLLDELLIQKKAFKERLSGAVQALKSDLRMEHSPRTIACVDISNTGATDAVGSLVYFDNGKPRKSEYRHFKIKEIKGQDDFAMMREVVGRYFYRLKQEKKEPPDLLVVDGGKGQLNSVLKELASLGFTHQQILGLAKRLEEVYLPGNSEPLTIPKSSPGLALLKRLRDEAHRFAVEYNRHVRSRRTIKSALDALEGIGPKRRDLLLKQFGSVKGIKDASLTDLLAVKGLPKGLAEKIHRTYHPAAN from the coding sequence ATGAAAGACGATAATTTAAATCTTAAACTCAAGAATCTGCCCGACGCTCCCGGGGTTTATCTCTTTCGTGATAAGGAGCGAAAAATCATCTATATCGGCAAGGCGAAAAGTCTGCGCAACCGGGTGCGGACTTATTTTCAAGCGGGACAGCGGCACGACACGAAAACAGCCCGCTTGGTCTCGGTCATTGATGATTTTGACCTGCTTGTGACCGATTCGGAAATCGAGGCGATGATATTGGAAGCGAATCTGGTCAAAGAGCACAAACCCCGCTACAACGTAAATCTCAAGGATGACAAGCATTTTCCATATATCAAAGTGACGGTCAATGAGCCTTTTCCGCGAATTCTGGTAGTGCGGAGGCTGGCAAAGGACGGAGCCCGCTATTTTGGACCTTTTACCAGCGCCAAAGGAATGCGTAAGACTATCAAATTTCTCAGCAATCTTTTCCGGATTCGTTCCTGTAATCTTACCATCCCGCATCCTTCAGGAAAGCTCCAGAAAGTCTGCCTTGATTATCATATAGGTCGCTGCGGCGGTCCCTGTGAAGGATTACAGACCGAAAAGGAGTATCGCCAGCAGGTGGAATCGGTGCTTATGTATCTCTCCGGGAAAAGCGAGACTCTCATTTCAGAATTGAAAAGACAGATGGAATCGCATTCGCGCCGAATGAAATTCGAGGAAGCGGGGAGAGTCCGCGACCAGATTACGGCGCTGGAATCGGTCCGCCAGAAGCAGAAAGTCGACGCCGGAGTGGTCATTGACCGTGACATTATCGCCTTTGCCCGCGAAGCCTCCGATACGGTTGCGGTGGTTCTTCAGATAAGGGAGGGGATTCTTATAGGCCGCCAGGACTTTCAGCTGGCGTCAGAAGCGGAAGAAACCGATGAGGAGGTTCTCTCCAGCTTCGTTCGTCAGTACTATAACAATCAACCGAATCTTCCCGACAATATCTATCTCCCGCTGACGATTCCCGACGCCCCTTTAATAGCCCGCTGGCTCTCCGAAGTGAGAGAGAAAAAAGTGACCGTGCATACTCCTCTGAAAGGAGAGAAACTTCGTCTGGTCGATATGGCGGCGGCAAACGCGCGGCTCCTTCTGGATGAGCTCCTTATTCAAAAGAAGGCGTTCAAAGAGCGGCTCTCCGGCGCGGTGCAAGCCTTGAAAAGCGACCTGCGTATGGAGCACTCCCCCCGCACCATTGCCTGTGTCGATATCTCCAACACCGGCGCCACTGATGCCGTCGGCTCCCTGGTCTATTTCGATAACGGCAAACCTCGCAAGTCGGAATACCGTCATTTCAAAATAAAGGAAATCAAAGGGCAGGATGACTTCGCCATGATGCGGGAAGTAGTGGGGCGATATTTCTATCGTCTGAAACAGGAGAAGAAAGAACCGCCGGACCTGCTGGTCGTTGATGGCGGCAAAGGGCAACTGAATTCCGTCCTCAAAGAACTGGCGTCGCTCGGTTTCACCCACCAGCAGATTCTGGGGCTGGCAAAGCGGCTGGAGGAGGTCTATCTGCCGGGCAATTCTGAGCCTTTGACCATCCCGAAATCTTCTCCCGGGCTGGCGCTTCTCAAGCGCCTTCGCGATGAGGCGCATCGCTTTGCCGTTGAATACAACCGCCACGTTCGCTCGCGGCGGACCATTAAATCGGCTCTCGATGCCCTGGAAGGAATCGGACCGAAACGAAGAGACCTGCTTCTCAAGCAGTTCGGCTCCGTCAAAGGTATCAAAGATGCCTCTCTGACCGACCTTCTCGCCGTCAAAGGGCTGCCAAAAGGGCTGGCGGAGAAAATTCATCGGACATATCACCCCGCCGCCAATTGA
- the xseA gene encoding exodeoxyribonuclease VII large subunit — protein MPSTEEKIFTVTAITRAIRYTLEETFPSIWVEGEISNYLHHSSGHRYLSLKDENAALKVTIWRSAGQYLKFEPEDGMKVRVFGDITVYEKGGSYQLNARKIVPVGVGELEVAFRQLYERLQKEGLFEPSRKKPLPEYPLKVGIVTSPTGAAIRDIIQIARRRNDAVQLVIYPAQVQGEGAPQTLIAGIEYFNSRDDIDIVIVGRGGGSLEDLWAFNDESLVRAIAASKKPVVSAVGHEIDITLSDLVADLRAPTPSAAAELVIWDKKEFLRFLTDSLIALRRLLSEMTLSRRERLAQLISRPVFVRPESMIREKEQSLDFLRKHLEGAGKLLLEKEKNRLSLLLSRLESLSPLAILSRGYAVIKNVPSGIPVKSIEGLKIDGLVETVLKDGSAVAQIKEIK, from the coding sequence ATGCCCTCAACCGAAGAAAAGATTTTCACCGTCACCGCCATCACGCGGGCGATAAGATACACTCTCGAGGAAACCTTCCCCTCAATCTGGGTGGAAGGGGAAATCTCCAATTATCTGCATCATTCTTCAGGGCATCGCTATCTTTCATTGAAAGACGAGAACGCCGCTCTCAAAGTAACTATCTGGCGGTCAGCCGGACAGTATCTGAAATTCGAGCCGGAAGACGGCATGAAAGTCCGTGTCTTCGGCGACATTACCGTCTATGAAAAAGGCGGTTCCTATCAGCTCAATGCCCGAAAAATAGTCCCTGTCGGTGTCGGTGAACTGGAGGTGGCATTCCGGCAATTATACGAAAGATTGCAGAAGGAAGGACTCTTTGAGCCCTCCCGCAAAAAACCGCTGCCGGAATATCCGCTGAAAGTGGGAATCGTGACCTCGCCGACCGGCGCCGCCATCCGCGATATTATCCAAATCGCCCGGCGCCGCAATGATGCCGTTCAGCTGGTTATTTATCCGGCTCAGGTTCAGGGCGAGGGCGCGCCGCAGACCCTCATTGCCGGAATCGAATATTTCAACAGCCGCGACGATATTGACATCGTCATCGTCGGCCGCGGCGGCGGTTCCCTGGAAGACCTCTGGGCGTTTAATGATGAATCGCTGGTGCGAGCCATTGCCGCATCAAAAAAGCCGGTCGTCTCCGCCGTAGGGCATGAAATCGATATCACCCTCTCCGACCTGGTCGCCGACCTGCGGGCGCCGACTCCTTCCGCCGCGGCGGAGCTGGTCATTTGGGATAAGAAAGAATTCCTCCGCTTCCTGACCGATAGCCTGATTGCCCTGCGGCGTCTTTTATCGGAAATGACTTTATCCCGACGGGAACGACTCGCCCAGCTGATTAGCCGCCCCGTTTTTGTCCGCCCGGAAAGTATGATTAGAGAAAAAGAACAATCGCTCGATTTCCTCCGCAAACATCTGGAAGGAGCGGGAAAATTACTGTTGGAAAAAGAGAAAAATCGTTTATCTTTGCTTCTGTCCCGGCTGGAATCGCTGTCACCGCTGGCAATTCTGAGTCGGGGGTACGCCGTAATAAAGAATGTGCCGTCAGGAATTCCGGTGAAATCTATAGAGGGATTGAAAATTGATGGGCTGGTCGAGACAGTATTGAAGGATGGCTCCGCGGTGGCTCAGATAAAAGAAATCAAGTGA
- the xseB gene encoding exodeoxyribonuclease VII small subunit has translation MTSRKKFKDFETALSRLEEITAKLESGDSTLEEAIALYTEGMEIAAFCTGKLAEAEKKIVALKKIDNSLTEVSFETEPSPGNSTGDDNED, from the coding sequence ATGACTTCCAGAAAAAAATTCAAGGACTTTGAAACCGCTCTCTCCCGTCTTGAGGAGATTACCGCTAAGCTGGAATCGGGCGATTCCACCCTGGAGGAAGCGATTGCCCTTTATACCGAAGGGATGGAAATCGCCGCCTTCTGCACCGGCAAACTGGCCGAAGCCGAAAAGAAAATTGTGGCTCTGAAAAAGATAGACAATTCTCTGACCGAAGTCTCCTTTGAGACCGAGCCCTCCCCGGGAAACTCGACCGGTGATGATAATGAAGACTGA
- a CDS encoding polyprenyl synthetase family protein, whose protein sequence is MKTEPASIGMDYLEQKRRRIDQLLDHYLPSEKLYPQKLHQALRYSVLAGGKRIRPILALMAYESFGGRNEEIINPAACAIEFVHTYSLIHDDLPCMDDDDLRRGMPTLHRKFDEATAVLAGDALHDLAFQLLAQTGNPRVVSELAEAIGTFGMLGGQMADVEAEGKDISFEQISYIHTHKTGSLIRGSLRIGGILAGISEESLVKLTQYGERVGLAFQIIDDILDVEGDQRKLGKNIGSDCKNKKATYPGTVGMEKARLDADRLIDEAIAISEELPLKDNHFAFIARYIGQRES, encoded by the coding sequence ATGAAGACTGAGCCGGCTTCCATAGGCATGGATTATCTGGAGCAGAAACGGCGCCGGATTGACCAACTGCTTGACCATTATCTGCCCTCCGAAAAACTGTATCCGCAGAAACTCCATCAGGCGCTCCGGTATTCCGTTCTTGCCGGCGGCAAGAGGATTCGCCCCATTCTGGCATTGATGGCATATGAGTCTTTTGGCGGTCGCAACGAAGAGATTATCAATCCCGCCGCCTGCGCCATAGAGTTCGTTCATACCTATTCTTTGATACATGATGACCTCCCCTGTATGGATGATGATGACCTCCGCCGGGGAATGCCGACTTTGCATCGCAAATTTGATGAGGCCACCGCCGTACTTGCCGGTGACGCCCTGCATGACCTCGCCTTCCAGCTTCTTGCCCAGACCGGAAATCCGCGGGTGGTAAGTGAGCTGGCGGAAGCGATTGGCACCTTCGGCATGCTGGGAGGACAGATGGCTGATGTCGAAGCCGAGGGCAAAGATATCTCCTTCGAGCAGATAAGTTACATTCATACCCACAAGACCGGTTCTCTCATACGCGGCTCGCTCCGCATTGGCGGCATTCTCGCAGGTATAAGTGAAGAATCACTGGTGAAACTGACACAATATGGCGAAAGAGTCGGACTCGCTTTTCAGATTATTGATGATATCCTGGACGTCGAAGGCGACCAGAGAAAATTGGGAAAGAATATCGGCAGCGATTGTAAGAATAAGAAAGCGACCTATCCGGGAACGGTGGGGATGGAAAAAGCCCGCCTTGATGCCGACCGGCTGATTGACGAGGCCATCGCCATAAGCGAAGAATTACCGCTTAAAGACAATCACTTTGCCTTCATTGCCCGTTACATAGGACAGAGAGAAAGTTGA
- the dxs gene encoding 1-deoxy-D-xylulose-5-phosphate synthase, which translates to MGLLDKIKDSSDISQLDETTLVELAEEIRQEIISVVAETGGHLASNLGAVELTLALHHCFKIPEDKIIWDVGHQCYVHKMLTGRRDRLRTLRQYNGLAGFPKREESPADPFGAGHASTAISAALGFAASRDNLGENYQVVAVVGDGALTGGLAYEGLNNAGASKKNLLVILNDNNMSISKNVGAISKYLTNIMADQRFNKLRNEVWELTGKFKRRDKIRTIVSNLEDSIKGLFVPGYLFDKLGFRYFGPIDGHDLPLLIKTINQIKDLSGPKMLHIATVKGKGYPPAEADAMKYHGVGAFDKITGKANPTAGLPQYTTVFGETMLELAAADKRVIAVTAAMTSGTGLSKFAEKFPERFYDVGIAEAHASCFAAGLAASGSRPFVAIYSTFLQRAYDQVIHDIALQKLPVVFCIDRAGLVGEDGPTHHGCFDIAYLSAVPKMTIMAPKDGDEFRSMLFLALKRNLEGPCAIRYPRASVPKPMTNIIEDIEWGRWEKIQTSGDTVLIAYGTMVTIAREVAEILKEEKELAIINARFVKPLDYDTLEYCLDTYRNIITVEEAAAGGGLGQAVGGYLATRGFRGRFESFAIPDEFIHHGNRKILLEDIGLTADAVAEFVRKFQSPRRTFLQKITFRKGAAAELPARAAGNGVQQKHLFK; encoded by the coding sequence ATGGGTCTCTTGGATAAAATCAAAGATTCTTCGGATATCAGTCAACTCGATGAGACAACCCTGGTTGAACTGGCGGAAGAAATTCGCCAGGAGATTATCTCCGTAGTGGCGGAGACGGGCGGACATCTCGCTTCCAATCTGGGCGCGGTCGAACTGACCCTGGCTTTGCACCATTGCTTCAAGATTCCCGAAGACAAGATTATCTGGGATGTAGGGCATCAATGCTACGTGCACAAAATGCTGACCGGCCGCCGGGACCGACTCAGAACGCTTCGTCAGTATAACGGCTTAGCCGGTTTTCCCAAGCGCGAAGAATCCCCCGCCGACCCCTTTGGCGCCGGACATGCCTCGACCGCTATCTCCGCGGCTCTCGGATTTGCTGCCTCCCGCGATAATCTGGGGGAGAATTATCAGGTTGTGGCGGTGGTCGGTGATGGCGCCCTGACCGGAGGACTCGCATACGAGGGGCTCAATAATGCCGGAGCCTCCAAAAAGAACCTCCTGGTAATTCTCAACGACAATAATATGTCTATCTCCAAAAACGTCGGGGCGATCTCGAAATACTTGACCAACATCATGGCAGACCAGAGATTCAATAAACTCCGCAATGAAGTCTGGGAACTGACCGGGAAATTCAAACGGCGCGACAAAATCCGTACTATTGTTTCCAACTTGGAAGATTCCATAAAAGGGCTCTTTGTGCCGGGATATCTCTTTGACAAACTCGGTTTCAGATATTTTGGACCGATTGACGGTCATGACCTGCCCCTTCTTATCAAGACTATCAATCAGATTAAAGACCTCTCCGGTCCCAAAATGCTTCATATCGCCACTGTCAAAGGGAAAGGATACCCGCCGGCCGAGGCCGATGCGATGAAATATCATGGAGTAGGCGCCTTCGACAAGATTACCGGCAAGGCCAATCCAACAGCCGGACTCCCGCAGTACACCACTGTCTTCGGCGAGACCATGCTGGAACTGGCAGCGGCTGACAAAAGAGTAATAGCCGTCACCGCCGCCATGACCTCCGGGACCGGGCTTTCCAAATTCGCCGAAAAATTCCCGGAGCGGTTCTATGATGTCGGCATCGCCGAAGCCCACGCCAGCTGTTTTGCCGCCGGCCTTGCCGCCAGCGGCTCCCGACCGTTTGTCGCCATATATTCTACCTTCCTCCAGAGAGCCTACGACCAGGTCATTCATGATATCGCCCTGCAGAAACTTCCGGTCGTCTTTTGCATCGACCGCGCCGGTCTGGTCGGCGAGGATGGCCCCACTCACCATGGATGCTTCGATATCGCCTACCTCTCAGCCGTGCCAAAGATGACCATCATGGCGCCTAAAGATGGTGATGAATTCCGCTCCATGCTTTTCTTGGCCTTAAAGAGGAATCTTGAGGGACCCTGCGCCATTCGCTACCCTCGCGCATCCGTGCCTAAACCGATGACAAATATCATTGAAGATATTGAGTGGGGGCGATGGGAAAAAATCCAAACCTCCGGCGATACGGTCTTAATTGCGTATGGCACCATGGTAACCATTGCCCGTGAGGTCGCCGAAATACTCAAGGAGGAAAAGGAACTGGCAATCATCAATGCCCGGTTTGTCAAACCGCTCGATTATGATACCCTTGAATACTGCCTCGATACATACCGCAATATTATTACGGTTGAAGAGGCGGCTGCCGGCGGCGGGCTCGGTCAGGCGGTCGGCGGCTATCTGGCGACGCGCGGTTTCCGGGGTCGCTTTGAGTCATTCGCCATTCCGGACGAGTTCATCCACCACGGCAATAGGAAAATTTTGCTGGAAGATATCGGACTCACAGCCGACGCCGTGGCTGAATTTGTTCGAAAATTCCAGTCGCCGCGGCGGACCTTCCTGCAAAAGATAACTTTCCGCAAAGGCGCAGCCGCCGAGCTTCCGGCCCGCGCCGCGGGCAATGGCGTGCAACAAAAACATCTCTTCAAATAA
- a CDS encoding NAD(+)/NADH kinase, with translation MACNKNISSNNMRFAIIANLQRPDANDTVVAAINWCLKNKHEVCLCDDIAGDIKINVDTCPRSELSRCADIIISMGGDGTILASVRTLGHNSLPILGINLGSLGFLTQITADRMSEALDRIARGDYKIEDRMVLKTEVINDNQPQSPYALNDVVIDKGNISRVINLSLYADGEYISSYTGDGLIISTPTGSTAYSLAVGGPILSPTMRAIIVSPISPFSLTSRPLVFPPDVALEIRLRSEHGNAMLTIDGQVASEFSPTGTVRITRAEHFAKLVRFKENSFYDILRRKLHWGKLPVVDYRKTDFKE, from the coding sequence ATGGCGTGCAACAAAAACATCTCTTCAAATAATATGCGCTTCGCCATAATCGCCAATTTGCAGCGCCCCGATGCCAACGACACCGTTGTCGCCGCCATCAATTGGTGCCTCAAAAACAAGCATGAAGTCTGCCTCTGTGATGACATCGCCGGCGATATCAAAATAAATGTTGACACCTGTCCTCGCAGCGAACTTTCCCGCTGCGCCGATATTATTATTTCCATGGGGGGCGATGGCACCATCCTTGCCTCCGTCAGAACCCTGGGACATAATTCCCTTCCGATTCTGGGAATCAATCTCGGCTCGCTCGGGTTCTTGACTCAGATTACCGCCGACCGGATGTCCGAAGCGCTCGACCGCATTGCCCGCGGCGACTATAAAATTGAGGACCGGATGGTTCTCAAGACCGAGGTCATCAACGACAACCAGCCGCAGAGCCCCTATGCCTTAAACGATGTCGTCATCGATAAAGGGAATATCAGCCGCGTCATCAATCTCAGCCTTTATGCTGATGGTGAATATATTTCGTCTTATACCGGGGATGGGCTTATTATTTCCACTCCGACCGGCTCCACCGCCTATTCTCTCGCCGTGGGCGGACCTATTCTAAGTCCAACCATGAGGGCGATAATCGTATCGCCTATTTCCCCCTTTTCCCTGACCAGCCGTCCTCTGGTGTTTCCTCCCGATGTCGCGCTGGAAATCCGCCTTCGCTCCGAGCATGGCAACGCCATGTTGACCATCGACGGGCAAGTAGCCAGTGAATTCAGCCCCACCGGCACTGTCAGAATCACCCGCGCCGAACATTTTGCCAAACTGGTCCGCTTTAAAGAGAACTCCTTTTATGATATACTCCGGCGCAAACTCCATTGGGGCAAACTGCCGGTGGTCGATTATCGGAAAACCGATTTTAAAGAATAA
- a CDS encoding SIMPL domain-containing protein (The SIMPL domain is named for its presence in mouse protein SIMPL (signalling molecule that associates with mouse pelle-like kinase). Bacterial member BP26, from Brucella, was shown to assemble into a channel-like structure, while YggE from E. coli has been associated with resistance to oxidative stress.), with protein MNTEKRPGGGETIAAALMLGIALIVCAFVAKSALVTVKGFGRTISVTGAASKPITSDFALWEGKIQSSAAALENAYAKIEKGLSETRAFMANAGFGEKDYDIGAVQMNRYQDRETGAVTYYLVSTIKVQSSDIERIKSLSVNAASLIEKGVEFVSQTPRFICTKTDEVKIEMIKAATENAQLRARELAESTGRKIGAPTSARVGVFQIRPRNSQEVSDYGVNDVTSIEKEIVCTVQASFLIE; from the coding sequence ATGAACACAGAGAAACGACCGGGCGGCGGTGAGACAATTGCGGCGGCATTGATGCTTGGGATTGCGCTTATTGTCTGCGCCTTTGTCGCAAAATCGGCATTAGTCACGGTCAAAGGATTTGGCCGCACCATCTCTGTCACCGGCGCAGCGTCAAAACCGATAACATCTGATTTTGCGCTATGGGAAGGAAAGATTCAGTCCTCGGCAGCAGCTCTTGAAAATGCCTATGCCAAAATCGAAAAGGGTCTTTCGGAAACGCGCGCCTTTATGGCGAACGCCGGATTTGGCGAAAAAGATTATGATATTGGCGCCGTGCAGATGAATCGATACCAGGATAGGGAAACGGGGGCCGTCACCTACTACCTGGTCAGTACCATCAAAGTCCAGTCTTCAGATATCGAGAGGATTAAATCGTTATCTGTTAATGCCGCTTCCCTAATAGAAAAAGGGGTCGAGTTCGTTTCCCAGACTCCTCGCTTTATCTGTACCAAGACAGATGAAGTCAAAATCGAAATGATTAAAGCGGCGACAGAAAATGCCCAGCTCCGCGCCCGGGAGTTGGCGGAATCAACCGGAAGGAAAATCGGCGCCCCAACCTCGGCGCGCGTCGGCGTTTTTCAGATTCGCCCTCGCAACTCTCAGGAAGTTTCCGATTACGGCGTCAATGACGTAACCTCTATAGAAAAGGAGATTGTTTGCACTGTTCAGGCAAGTTTCCTGATAGAGTAG
- the tuf gene encoding elongation factor Tu — MAKEKFVRTKPHVNVGTIGHVDHGKTTLTAAMTMVLSRRGLSSVRTFDSIDNAPEERERGITIATAHVEYETEKRHYAHVDCPGHADYVKNMITGAAQMDGAVLVVSASDGPMPQTREHILLARQVGVPYIVVFMNKVDMVDDPELLDLVELEVRDLLTKYQFPGDEIPVIRGSALQAMMAGANSEVKDDPSFKCIYDLLKALDDYIPEPKREKDKPFLMPVEDVFSITGRGTVGTGRIERGVVKIGDELERVGIKETRKTVCTGVEMFRKIMDTGEAGDNVGLLLRGIDKEELERGMVLAKPGSITPHRKFKAEVYVLSKEEGGRHTPFFNGYRPQFYFRTTDVTGSIQLPSGVEMVMPGDNIQMDVELITPIAMEKELRFAVREGGRTVGAGVVTEIIE, encoded by the coding sequence ATGGCGAAGGAGAAATTTGTACGGACGAAGCCGCATGTTAATGTAGGTACGATTGGTCATGTGGATCATGGTAAGACGACGTTGACGGCGGCGATGACGATGGTTTTGAGTCGTCGGGGTTTGTCGAGTGTTCGGACGTTTGATTCGATTGACAATGCTCCGGAGGAGCGGGAGCGGGGGATAACGATCGCGACGGCGCATGTGGAGTATGAGACGGAGAAGCGTCATTATGCTCATGTTGACTGTCCGGGACATGCCGATTATGTAAAGAACATGATTACGGGTGCGGCCCAGATGGATGGGGCGGTATTGGTGGTGAGCGCGTCGGATGGTCCGATGCCGCAGACGCGGGAGCATATTTTATTGGCTCGTCAGGTGGGGGTTCCGTATATCGTGGTATTTATGAACAAGGTAGATATGGTAGATGATCCGGAGTTATTGGATTTGGTGGAGTTGGAGGTACGGGATTTACTGACGAAGTATCAGTTTCCTGGGGATGAGATACCGGTGATTCGTGGGAGCGCTTTGCAGGCGATGATGGCGGGGGCGAATTCGGAGGTAAAGGATGATCCCAGTTTTAAGTGTATATATGATTTATTGAAGGCCTTGGATGATTACATACCGGAGCCGAAGCGGGAGAAGGACAAGCCGTTTTTGATGCCGGTTGAGGATGTTTTTTCGATAACGGGTCGTGGGACGGTAGGGACGGGTCGAATTGAGCGCGGGGTGGTGAAGATAGGTGACGAGTTGGAGCGGGTGGGGATAAAGGAGACGCGCAAGACGGTATGCACGGGGGTTGAGATGTTTCGTAAGATTATGGACACGGGTGAGGCTGGTGACAATGTGGGTTTGTTGTTGCGCGGTATCGACAAGGAGGAGTTGGAGCGGGGGATGGTTTTGGCGAAGCCCGGTTCGATCACGCCGCATCGGAAGTTTAAGGCGGAGGTATATGTATTGAGTAAGGAAGAGGGGGGTCGTCACACGCCGTTTTTCAATGGATATCGTCCGCAGTTTTATTTTCGGACGACGGATGTAACGGGTTCGATCCAGTTGCCGTCGGGTGTCGAGATGGTGATGCCTGGGGACAACATCCAGATGGATGTGGAGTTAATCACGCCGATCGCGATGGAGAAGGAGTTGCGGTTTGCGGTTCGCGAGGGCGGACGCACTGTCGGCGCCGGCGTCGTCACCGAAATTATTGAGTAA
- the rpmG gene encoding 50S ribosomal protein L33 — translation MPREQITLSCNDCKRRNYNLTKNKRTHPERVEYKKYCPFCNKHTMHKETR, via the coding sequence ATGCCAAGAGAACAGATTACCTTGTCCTGCAACGATTGCAAAAGACGCAATTACAATTTGACCAAAAATAAAAGAACGCATCCGGAACGGGTCGAATACAAAAAATACTGCCCTTTCTGCAACAAGCATACCATGCACAAAGAGACGAGGTAG
- the secE gene encoding preprotein translocase subunit SecE, with amino-acid sequence MLEKIVRFFKEVRAELTKVTWPTRQELIGSTIVTIVVTVIISVFIGIVDRLLTLATKAIFG; translated from the coding sequence ATGTTAGAGAAGATTGTCAGGTTCTTCAAGGAAGTTCGGGCGGAGTTGACCAAAGTAACCTGGCCCACCCGCCAGGAACTTATCGGTTCCACCATAGTTACGATAGTGGTGACGGTAATAATTTCGGTGTTCATTGGCATTGTTGACCGTCTCCTGACGCTGGCGACGAAAGCGATTTTTGGATAA
- the nusG gene encoding transcription termination/antitermination protein NusG, with protein sequence MALRWYVVHTYSGHEQKAKRYLESAVENSGLKEMFGRILIPTEQVTEMKQGKRSTSTKKFLPSYILVEMELNRETQNLVVSTPSVTNFVGAAGKPHPLKEDEVERIIGQIDRSRTAEVSDVPYQAGDAVKVIDGPFADFSGFVSEINMERKKIKVMVSIFGRPTPVELDYLQVESVKQK encoded by the coding sequence ATGGCTTTGCGCTGGTATGTGGTTCATACCTATTCCGGACATGAGCAGAAGGCAAAGAGATATCTTGAGTCTGCCGTGGAAAACTCCGGATTAAAAGAGATGTTCGGCCGCATTCTCATTCCGACCGAACAGGTAACGGAGATGAAACAGGGCAAGCGGTCCACATCTACCAAGAAATTCCTCCCCAGTTATATTCTGGTCGAGATGGAATTGAATCGGGAGACCCAGAATCTGGTGGTATCGACACCCAGCGTCACCAACTTTGTCGGCGCCGCCGGTAAGCCGCATCCCCTCAAAGAAGATGAGGTGGAGCGGATTATCGGCCAGATTGATCGCTCCCGCACCGCCGAGGTATCTGATGTGCCGTATCAGGCGGGCGATGCCGTGAAAGTTATCGATGGCCCCTTTGCCGATTTCTCCGGATTTGTCAGCGAAATCAATATGGAGCGGAAAAAAATTAAAGTTATGGTCTCTATTTTTGGTCGTCCTACGCCCGTGGAGCTCGATTACCTTCAGGTGGAATCGGTCAAGCAGAAATAA
- the rplK gene encoding 50S ribosomal protein L11: protein MAKKVQTVIKLQIPAGNANPAPPVGPALGQHGVNIMEFCKAFNAQTQHLGGITTPVVITVYTDKSFSFVTKTPPASVLLVKAAGLQKGSGEPNRNKVGKVSLQQVREIAQLKMVDLNAATLETAMSMVAGTARSMGIEVEG from the coding sequence TTGGCTAAGAAAGTACAAACCGTAATAAAGTTGCAGATACCGGCAGGTAACGCCAATCCGGCGCCCCCGGTCGGTCCCGCTCTCGGTCAGCACGGGGTTAATATTATGGAGTTCTGCAAAGCCTTCAATGCGCAGACTCAGCATCTGGGCGGCATTACCACTCCCGTGGTTATTACTGTATATACCGACAAATCATTCAGTTTCGTGACCAAGACCCCGCCGGCATCGGTGCTTTTGGTGAAAGCGGCCGGACTGCAGAAGGGCTCGGGCGAGCCGAACCGTAATAAAGTCGGAAAAGTTTCCCTGCAGCAGGTGCGCGAAATCGCCCAGCTGAAAATGGTGGATTTAAACGCCGCCACCCTCGAGACTGCCATGTCCATGGTGGCCGGCACCGCCCGCTCCATGGGTATTGAAGTAGAAGGTTGA